Proteins from a genomic interval of Pseudomonas silesiensis:
- a CDS encoding flavin monoamine oxidase family protein has protein sequence MTIGSSYDYPSQIARNIARTKRTAKNKWRARFPNPPDLCFDYRTLVEQESGIARATNPNHKICIIGAGVTGLTATRELYRCGFNHVTLIEQSKRIGGRHLTIPGSPNSPEGHTPFEMGAMRMPFFNRADEPPKEGRSLMAYYANEFELAISDFANPGSQWVTSTGIYLREGSVGGATLPHMLIWKNEDGQTPPPGDELQKVYAKWKAFADRMSRHISEVYASEKWETIWAAIVEKYENVSFRDLVRMPVITAWDESSPGDFGGMGMTADESAIFYAIGIGDGSWGAFYDVCSLYPMRTAIFGFSSQLQLVQGRVDSTGNPVASPHLHSEAVFDSKGLGFDRPRYIGLAALDECLLFINTDATGKSFYEHSLERIDGFLTDSSVTKLKKLDNKKIRVYYNWKTSDPEHTQEQFDDFDSVIMTLPSWLLETRITLENFNQEMLPFETINAYKTAHWETSCKVFAPLKKSFLLKNTTIPQAIVTDSFIHDVYTYRYNENYSYDCILLSYTWEDDATKLALFTDKELVKKCVKELDRILMNAANIQEKISPYIGIEQAVVHRWMTDKNALGCAKLYRPGTYYDAVSLMKYNRDYAAISGLYLCGESFSVDAGWTEPCFRGAVDAVIHICNKTEATFNGGFSMADYPEYKLRT, from the coding sequence GTGACTATTGGATCCAGCTACGACTACCCGTCACAAATCGCCAGGAATATCGCTCGGACAAAGCGCACTGCAAAAAACAAGTGGCGTGCTCGCTTCCCCAACCCGCCGGACTTATGCTTCGACTATCGAACATTGGTGGAACAGGAAAGTGGCATCGCACGAGCGACCAATCCAAACCATAAGATATGTATTATTGGCGCAGGCGTTACCGGGCTCACCGCAACAAGAGAGCTTTATCGCTGCGGGTTTAATCATGTAACACTAATCGAACAATCCAAACGGATAGGTGGCAGACACCTGACGATACCAGGCAGCCCTAACTCGCCAGAAGGCCATACACCTTTCGAGATGGGCGCTATGCGAATGCCTTTTTTCAACAGAGCAGACGAGCCACCGAAGGAAGGCCGCTCCCTGATGGCCTATTATGCCAATGAATTCGAGCTAGCTATTTCAGACTTCGCAAACCCTGGCAGTCAGTGGGTAACGTCAACCGGAATTTATTTGCGAGAAGGGAGCGTTGGAGGCGCAACGCTTCCACACATGCTCATCTGGAAAAATGAAGATGGTCAAACTCCCCCTCCGGGAGACGAACTTCAGAAGGTATACGCCAAATGGAAAGCCTTTGCCGACCGAATGAGTCGTCACATTTCAGAGGTCTACGCCAGCGAAAAATGGGAAACCATCTGGGCGGCGATCGTCGAAAAATACGAGAACGTTTCGTTTCGCGACTTGGTCCGCATGCCCGTAATCACCGCTTGGGATGAAAGCTCGCCCGGCGACTTCGGCGGGATGGGCATGACGGCGGATGAATCCGCCATTTTTTACGCAATAGGAATCGGTGACGGTAGCTGGGGCGCCTTTTACGATGTCTGCTCGCTATATCCCATGCGCACAGCGATTTTCGGATTCAGCAGTCAGCTGCAACTGGTTCAAGGCCGAGTGGACTCAACTGGCAATCCCGTTGCGTCCCCTCACTTGCACAGCGAAGCCGTATTTGACTCCAAGGGGCTGGGATTCGACAGACCGCGATACATCGGTCTTGCAGCACTGGATGAATGCTTACTGTTTATAAACACGGATGCGACCGGAAAATCTTTTTATGAGCACAGCCTCGAGAGAATTGACGGCTTCCTTACCGACTCCTCCGTAACCAAACTGAAAAAACTGGATAACAAAAAGATACGTGTTTATTACAACTGGAAAACTAGCGATCCAGAGCACACTCAGGAACAATTCGACGATTTTGATTCCGTCATCATGACCCTTCCTTCCTGGCTGCTCGAAACTCGAATAACACTGGAAAATTTCAATCAGGAAATGCTTCCTTTCGAAACGATAAATGCCTATAAAACCGCTCACTGGGAAACCAGCTGCAAAGTTTTTGCCCCTCTCAAGAAGTCATTTTTATTAAAAAACACCACTATCCCGCAAGCCATTGTCACTGACAGCTTCATTCACGACGTATACACCTATCGCTACAATGAAAATTATAGCTATGACTGCATCCTCCTGAGTTACACCTGGGAAGACGATGCGACCAAACTCGCCTTGTTCACTGATAAGGAGCTGGTCAAGAAATGCGTAAAAGAGCTTGATCGCATACTGATGAATGCTGCAAATATTCAGGAAAAAATTTCACCATATATCGGCATCGAACAAGCTGTCGTGCATCGCTGGATGACGGACAAAAATGCGTTGGGATGTGCAAAATTATATAGGCCTGGCACTTATTACGATGCCGTGAGCTTGATGAAGTACAACAGGGATTACGCTGCCATCTCTGGCCTCTACCTTTGTGGAGAGTCTTTTTCAGTCGATGCCGGCTGGACTGAGCCTTGCTTCCGCGGCGCGGTCGATGCAGTCATCCATATCTGTAACAAAACCGAGGCTACCTTCAATGGCGGCTTCTCCATGGCTGATTACCCCGAATACAAACTCAGAACCTGA
- a CDS encoding asparaginase: MDLPKLAIAALGGTVSMQASHVGAGVVPAVSGEALLTTVPELKNLARITVETLGLHPSASLSFEFLLSVLHWANAQVEKGATGVVITQGTDTLEETAAFFDYLWHHDAPLILTGAMRAASQVGADGPANLLDACRVALASNSRCRGAQVVMGGQVHHANSVRKTDSLALQAFSSPVVGPTGMLLEDSVRYFHEPSQRKLLPLPQRTTQAIALLESTLSAETLLLDNILDLGYDGLVIAGFGAGHVSEQWADAVEKIARKIPVLIATRTGSGATAQASYGFTGSEMDLIGRGALMTGFLCPRKARILLWLLVGCQRQDELACFLARD, from the coding sequence ATGGATCTGCCAAAATTGGCCATCGCGGCGCTAGGCGGCACCGTGAGCATGCAAGCCAGCCATGTCGGCGCAGGCGTTGTCCCGGCAGTCAGCGGCGAAGCCCTCCTGACCACGGTGCCGGAATTGAAAAACCTGGCGCGGATCACTGTAGAAACACTCGGCCTGCACCCGAGTGCTTCGTTGAGTTTCGAATTTTTGTTGAGCGTTCTCCACTGGGCGAACGCTCAGGTCGAGAAGGGTGCGACGGGCGTGGTCATTACTCAAGGCACGGATACCCTTGAAGAGACCGCAGCATTTTTTGATTACTTGTGGCACCACGATGCGCCGTTGATCCTGACCGGTGCCATGCGGGCGGCAAGCCAGGTGGGAGCTGATGGTCCAGCGAATTTACTGGACGCTTGCCGGGTTGCGCTGGCGTCAAACAGTCGCTGCCGCGGCGCTCAAGTGGTGATGGGCGGCCAGGTGCACCACGCAAATTCAGTGCGCAAAACCGACTCATTGGCGTTACAGGCGTTTTCATCACCGGTGGTGGGTCCCACGGGCATGCTTCTGGAAGATAGCGTCCGTTATTTTCACGAGCCGTCCCAACGGAAGCTTTTACCCTTGCCGCAGCGAACAACACAGGCAATTGCCCTGCTGGAAAGCACGCTGTCGGCCGAGACCCTGTTATTGGATAACATCCTGGACCTGGGTTACGACGGCTTGGTGATTGCTGGTTTCGGAGCAGGTCATGTGTCGGAACAGTGGGCTGATGCTGTCGAAAAAATCGCCAGGAAAATCCCTGTCCTCATTGCGACACGCACCGGATCAGGTGCCACCGCTCAAGCGTCGTATGGTTTTACCGGCAGCGAGATGGATTTGATTGGTAGAGGCGCTTTGATGACGGGGTTTCTCTGTCCGCGCAAAGCCCGAATCCTGCTGTGGTTGCTGGTGGGCTGTCAGCGGCAGGATGAACTTGCATGTTTTCTCGCTCGAGACTGA
- a CDS encoding acyl-CoA dehydrogenase family protein translates to MIPRTLFSPEHELFRDSVRTFLEKEAVPFHGQWEKQGYIDRKLWNKAGEAGMLCSHLPEEYGGLGADFLYSAVVIEEVGRLGLTGIGFSLHSDIVAPYILHYGSEALKHKYLPKLVSGEMVTAIAMTEPGAGSDLQGVKTTAVLDGDDYVINGSKTFITNGFLADLVIVVAKTDPKAGAKGTSLFLVEADTPGFDKGKRLEKVGMKAQDTSELFFQDVRVPKENLLGQAGMGFAYLMQELPQERLTVAIGGLASAEAALQWTLDYTRERKAFGKAIADFQNTRFKLAEMATEIQIGRVFVDKCLELHLQGKLDVPTAAMAKYWGTDLQCKVLDECVQLHGGYGFMWEYPIARAWADARVQRIYAGTNEIMKEIIARSL, encoded by the coding sequence ATGATCCCCAGAACCTTGTTCAGTCCCGAGCACGAACTGTTTCGCGACAGCGTGCGAACCTTCCTCGAAAAAGAAGCCGTGCCCTTTCATGGGCAGTGGGAAAAACAAGGCTACATCGACCGCAAACTCTGGAACAAGGCGGGGGAGGCGGGGATGCTCTGTTCGCATCTGCCGGAAGAGTATGGCGGGCTGGGCGCGGATTTTCTGTACAGCGCAGTGGTGATCGAAGAAGTGGGACGCCTGGGCCTGACCGGGATCGGTTTTTCTCTTCATTCGGACATTGTTGCGCCTTATATCCTGCATTACGGCAGTGAAGCACTGAAGCATAAATACCTGCCGAAACTGGTGTCCGGCGAAATGGTCACTGCGATTGCCATGACCGAGCCGGGCGCCGGTTCCGACCTGCAAGGGGTCAAGACCACCGCCGTGCTGGACGGCGATGACTATGTGATCAACGGTTCGAAAACCTTCATCACCAACGGCTTTCTGGCGGACCTGGTGATTGTCGTGGCCAAGACCGATCCGAAGGCCGGCGCGAAGGGCACGAGCCTGTTTCTGGTCGAGGCGGATACACCGGGTTTCGACAAGGGCAAGCGTCTGGAAAAAGTCGGCATGAAGGCTCAGGACACCTCTGAACTGTTCTTCCAGGACGTCCGGGTGCCCAAGGAAAACCTGCTCGGGCAAGCGGGGATGGGGTTTGCCTACCTGATGCAGGAGCTGCCCCAGGAGCGGCTTACCGTTGCCATCGGCGGCTTGGCTTCGGCAGAGGCGGCGCTGCAATGGACGTTGGACTACACCCGTGAGCGCAAGGCGTTCGGCAAGGCGATTGCCGATTTCCAGAACACGCGTTTCAAGCTGGCGGAGATGGCGACCGAAATTCAGATCGGCCGGGTGTTCGTCGATAAGTGCCTGGAGTTGCACCTGCAAGGCAAGCTCGACGTGCCGACGGCGGCGATGGCCAAATATTGGGGGACTGACCTGCAATGCAAGGTGCTCGACGAGTGCGTGCAGTTGCATGGCGGTTACGGCTTCATGTGGGAATACCCGATCGCCCGGGCGTGGGCGGATGCGCGGGTGCAGCGGATTTATGCCGGGACGAATGAGATCATGAAGGAGATTATTGCGCGGTCGCTTTGA
- a CDS encoding nitrilase family protein, with translation MSESTSPVRVAVVQFDPQVGMKNREGNLCRCLELAQEAVNGGANLIVLPELSSTGYFFTSRQDAFDHSEEVPGGPCVQSWMDFARNHKVYLVAGLAERDGMRLFNTAVLVGPDGFIGKYRKAHLWNLEKLWFTPGDLGFPVFDTPIGRIGLLICWDIWFPEVPRILSQQGADIICSLNNWVWTPPPLFDDAGKCMASYLTMTAAHVNNVFIAAASRIGEERGARYLGCSLIAGTHGWPIGEVASADRQEILFADIDLTSARSAPIWNNLNDLHRDRRTDLYDQMLGYIQHPALPR, from the coding sequence ATGAGCGAATCAACAAGTCCTGTTCGTGTAGCAGTCGTGCAATTCGATCCACAAGTCGGCATGAAAAACCGGGAAGGAAATCTGTGTCGCTGCCTGGAATTGGCGCAGGAGGCCGTGAACGGCGGTGCAAATCTCATCGTGCTACCCGAGCTTTCCAGTACAGGCTATTTCTTCACCAGCCGGCAGGACGCTTTCGACCATTCAGAAGAGGTTCCCGGCGGGCCGTGCGTCCAAAGCTGGATGGACTTCGCCCGCAACCACAAGGTTTACCTGGTTGCGGGGCTGGCCGAACGCGATGGTATGCGACTCTTTAATACAGCTGTACTGGTAGGTCCGGACGGCTTTATCGGGAAGTACCGCAAAGCCCATTTATGGAACCTTGAAAAGCTGTGGTTCACGCCGGGTGACTTGGGTTTCCCGGTGTTTGATACGCCCATCGGCCGTATCGGATTGTTGATCTGCTGGGACATCTGGTTCCCGGAGGTACCGCGAATCCTCAGTCAACAAGGCGCGGACATCATTTGCAGCCTGAACAACTGGGTGTGGACGCCTCCGCCGCTGTTCGATGACGCCGGGAAATGCATGGCTTCGTATCTGACGATGACGGCCGCTCATGTCAACAATGTGTTTATTGCAGCCGCCAGCCGGATCGGTGAAGAGCGAGGCGCTCGTTACCTGGGCTGCTCATTGATTGCCGGCACCCATGGCTGGCCGATTGGCGAAGTGGCGTCGGCGGACAGACAAGAAATACTTTTTGCCGATATTGACCTGACCAGCGCCCGCAGTGCCCCCATCTGGAACAACCTGAACGATCTGCATCGTGACCGACGCACCGATCTCTATGATCAGATGCTCGGTTACATCCAACACCCTGCTCTCCCACGCTGA
- a CDS encoding GlxA family transcriptional regulator, translating to MASLRYGKQLGHGLTPAFETRLVSPDGKPVNSFSDVIMPVDGGLENADVIILPAFWDDFETLCQRYPQVLPWLRQQHARGAVLCGEATGVFWLAEAGLLDGKEATTYWRFFNAFAERFPQVQLNQDKHLTDADNLFCAGGTTSACDLYIYLIERFCGANVAQAVARDILYEVQRSYAPGRIGFGGQKLHQDVIILQIQHWLEDHFADKFRFEDVAREHGMSIRNFMRRFQTATGDKPLHYLQRLRIETAKGLLSGSRKSIKTISYEVGYDDASFFARLFRQHTELSPNQYRQQFQQAA from the coding sequence CTGGCCAGCCTGCGTTACGGCAAACAACTGGGCCACGGCCTGACGCCGGCGTTCGAAACGCGGCTGGTCAGTCCCGACGGCAAACCGGTGAACAGCTTCAGCGACGTGATCATGCCGGTAGATGGCGGCCTGGAAAATGCCGACGTCATCATCCTTCCAGCATTCTGGGACGACTTCGAAACGCTCTGCCAACGTTATCCACAGGTCTTGCCGTGGCTGCGTCAGCAACATGCGCGTGGCGCGGTGCTGTGTGGCGAGGCCACCGGCGTCTTCTGGCTCGCCGAAGCCGGCTTGCTCGATGGCAAGGAAGCGACCACCTACTGGCGCTTCTTCAATGCCTTTGCCGAACGCTTCCCGCAGGTCCAGCTCAATCAGGACAAGCACCTGACCGACGCCGACAACCTGTTTTGCGCCGGCGGTACCACCTCGGCCTGCGATCTCTACATCTACCTGATCGAGCGCTTCTGTGGCGCCAATGTGGCCCAGGCCGTAGCCCGCGACATTCTCTACGAAGTGCAGCGCAGCTACGCGCCGGGACGCATCGGCTTCGGCGGGCAGAAACTGCACCAGGACGTGATCATCCTGCAAATCCAGCACTGGCTCGAAGATCACTTCGCCGACAAATTCCGCTTCGAAGACGTCGCCCGCGAGCACGGCATGAGCATCCGCAACTTCATGCGCCGCTTCCAGACCGCCACCGGCGACAAACCGCTGCATTACCTGCAACGCCTGCGCATCGAAACCGCCAAGGGCCTGCTGTCCGGTAGCCGCAAGAGCATCAAGACCATCAGTTACGAGGTGGGCTACGACGATGCCAGCTTCTTTGCGCGGCTGTTCCGCCAGCATACGGAGTTGTCGCCGAACCAGTATCGGCAGCAATTTCAGCAGGCGGCGTAA